One part of the Coleofasciculus sp. FACHB-T130 genome encodes these proteins:
- a CDS encoding helix-turn-helix transcriptional regulator, whose amino-acid sequence MNRQHFKEILEKLELEKPRTVEVLRMVLAGDTDAQIALSRRRTQGTVRNQISKIYRDFGIKGRFPSDRQSRRNELIALFQKYHPEWVHDCSSVVTNKASDGGEQVNPKSLPQPVSSSMKESKPGEDLMDLAITMLTQLGFNEMFKVSSSGQYIGYQLKNPDKGIKSYQLILAQQKKELSVSIIKGIVEQYALSLQYWEYFDLAGQIYLFTKAMVWILPSKKDAFLDSLHAYYWHPLKEEERTTGVFKFNKLGCDNTGYEGCVIDRIPLEEFNPETLSSRDTYLILSEDKIFTDTWQVCISSKEVLQEFIGHFGKILIENQQSMSK is encoded by the coding sequence ATGAATCGTCAGCACTTCAAAGAAATACTGGAAAAGCTGGAGCTAGAGAAACCTCGTACAGTTGAGGTATTACGAATGGTGTTAGCTGGAGATACAGACGCTCAAATCGCTCTGTCAAGGCGTCGCACTCAAGGAACTGTACGCAATCAAATCTCCAAAATATACCGGGACTTTGGCATTAAGGGGAGATTTCCCAGCGATCGCCAATCAAGACGAAATGAGTTAATTGCTCTATTTCAAAAGTACCACCCTGAGTGGGTTCATGATTGTTCTTCTGTTGTCACCAACAAGGCTAGCGATGGAGGGGAACAGGTAAACCCAAAAAGTCTACCCCAGCCAGTTTCGTCAAGCATGAAGGAGAGTAAGCCAGGAGAAGATTTGATGGATTTGGCTATCACTATGCTGACGCAGCTTGGATTTAATGAAATGTTTAAAGTGAGTAGCTCAGGGCAATATATAGGATATCAGCTCAAGAATCCTGACAAAGGAATTAAAAGCTATCAACTGATTTTAGCCCAACAAAAAAAAGAGCTATCTGTTTCTATTATTAAAGGCATTGTTGAGCAATATGCACTGAGTTTGCAGTATTGGGAGTATTTTGATTTAGCCGGACAAATCTATCTTTTTACAAAAGCAATGGTTTGGATATTACCTAGTAAAAAGGATGCTTTTTTAGATTCGCTTCACGCTTACTATTGGCACCCTTTGAAGGAAGAAGAGAGAACAACAGGTGTTTTTAAATTTAATAAACTTGGATGTGATAATACTGGTTATGAAGGATGTGTTATCGACCGAATCCCTTTAGAAGAATTCAACCCTGAAACTTTGAGTAGCAGAGATACCTACCTAATACTTAGTGAAGATAAAATTTTTACCGACACTTGGCAAGTGTGTATCAGCTCAAAGGAAGTTTTACAAGAATTCATTGGTCACTTTGGAAAAATTTTAATAGAAAATCAACAATCCATGTCAAAGTAA
- a CDS encoding folate-binding protein YgfZ, which produces MPTSAIDGNFDDKSAAAIQAAREGVAVCDRSHWGRIQVSEGDRIRFLHNQSTNDFQRLKPGQGCDTVFVTSTARTIDLTTAYVMEDAVLLLVSPNRREKLLKWLDQYIFFADKVQLTDVTDNTASFSLIGPGSDALLEQLGAGAMIGQPDGSHQQLTVGDIEVRVAVGSGLATPGYTLILSAADKETLWNTLAQAGAVPMSDRVWEHLRIEQGRPAPDLELTEDYNPLEAGLWQTISFEKGCYIGQETIARLNTYKGVKQHLWGVRLNTPAQPGSVISVGEEKVGKLTSYTETDQGSFGLGYVRTKAGGEGLKVQVGESEGELVAVPFVTHDYV; this is translated from the coding sequence ATGCCTACATCTGCAATTGACGGCAATTTTGACGACAAGAGTGCAGCAGCTATCCAAGCGGCGCGGGAGGGGGTTGCTGTATGCGATCGCTCTCATTGGGGACGGATTCAAGTTTCCGAAGGCGATCGCATCCGATTTTTGCACAACCAGAGTACAAACGACTTTCAGCGACTCAAGCCAGGACAAGGCTGCGATACGGTTTTTGTCACATCAACAGCGCGAACGATTGACTTAACCACCGCCTATGTGATGGAAGATGCAGTCCTGCTGCTGGTTTCACCCAATCGGCGCGAGAAGCTGCTCAAATGGCTAGACCAATACATTTTTTTCGCCGACAAGGTGCAGTTAACCGATGTAACTGATAATACTGCAAGCTTCAGCTTGATTGGGCCAGGGAGTGATGCCCTCTTAGAACAGTTGGGTGCGGGTGCCATGATTGGTCAACCTGATGGTTCTCATCAGCAATTGACGGTGGGGGATATCGAGGTGCGGGTAGCTGTGGGCAGCGGTTTGGCAACGCCGGGATACACGCTGATTCTCTCCGCTGCTGATAAGGAAACGCTGTGGAATACTTTAGCGCAAGCTGGGGCAGTGCCGATGAGCGATCGTGTCTGGGAACATCTCCGAATCGAACAAGGACGCCCCGCACCTGACCTTGAGCTAACTGAGGATTACAATCCTCTAGAAGCAGGCTTGTGGCAAACCATCTCCTTTGAAAAAGGCTGCTACATCGGACAGGAGACAATTGCCCGTTTAAATACTTATAAAGGAGTCAAACAACACCTTTGGGGCGTCCGACTCAACACACCCGCCCAACCAGGAAGTGTAATTAGCGTTGGAGAGGAAAAAGTCGGCAAACTTACCAGCTATACTGAAACCGACCAAGGTTCCTTTGGACTCGGCTACGTCCGCACCAAAGCCGGTGGTGAAGGGCTGAAAGTACAAGTAGGAGAAAGCGAGGGTGAACTCGTCGCGGTGCCATTCGTGACACACGACTACGTTTAG
- a CDS encoding Uma2 family endonuclease, with translation MSKLQTKIPTNTWVVATWDEYIQAIEDPQLEKAKGYYHNGQLRIEMSPIGSDHASDHTIIIFAVNLFATLKGILIHGRDNCTYRKTGVQESQPDVSYYIGENADVIPWGTSIIDLDQYPAPNLVIEIANTSLSDDIGQKRLLYEDLGVAEYWVVDVANIRIIAFTITSAGGSQRITESQVLPGLAISVLVEALQRSRQENQSLVGAWLLAQFQQ, from the coding sequence ATGAGTAAACTACAAACGAAAATACCGACAAATACTTGGGTTGTAGCCACTTGGGATGAATATATCCAGGCGATTGAAGATCCGCAACTAGAAAAAGCGAAAGGCTATTACCACAATGGACAATTGAGGATAGAAATGTCACCTATCGGCTCTGACCACGCCAGCGATCACACTATTATTATCTTTGCCGTTAACCTGTTTGCTACCCTCAAAGGCATTCTTATACATGGACGGGATAACTGTACATACAGAAAAACAGGTGTTCAAGAAAGTCAACCAGATGTGTCTTATTATATTGGTGAAAATGCTGATGTAATCCCTTGGGGAACGTCAATCATTGACTTAGACCAATATCCAGCACCAAATTTAGTGATTGAAATTGCCAATACTTCACTATCTGATGATATCGGGCAAAAACGGCTTCTATACGAAGATTTAGGAGTGGCGGAATATTGGGTGGTAGATGTTGCGAACATCAGAATTATTGCTTTTACCATCACATCTGCTGGGGGAAGTCAAAGAATTACTGAGTCCCAGGTGTTGCCGGGATTAGCGATTTCAGTGCTAGTGGAAGCTTTACAGCGCAGTCGTCAAGAAAATCAAAGCTTAGTTGGTGCTTGGTTATTAGCCCAATTTCAGCAGTAA